The genomic DNA GGCCGATCACCGAGCAGATGCTCATCGACCAGATGCAGGATCTCATCGGCGACAAGTGGGGCAGCGCGAtcgctgcgcgtgccgtcgaggcgcgcgaggtcgcAGAAAAGGTCCTCAGCGAGAATCCCGCCAAGGCGATGCAGGCGACTGAAGAGGCGGAAATGTTCCTCATCAAGGGCACCCAGGAAGACATCCGCGCGATCGAGGACCAGATCAACGcgggcgtcgacgaggagggcTACCCGCTCACCAAGGACATGGAAGAGACCCTCGCGAAGCACCACGAGATGCTTACGGGCATGGTGTACACGCTCCAGCTGCGCATGGACACGCGGAAGGGCAAGAAGCACGAGACGGAGGTCGCGGAAGAGATTCTCGCGCGCTACGACCTGTAGCTATGTATAGCAGTAGCTCAtaatgcgctcggcgtgagGAAGCGCAACGTTAAAGAGAGGGTGCGTCGCATGCACCGCGTCTgagccgcccgccgcctgcaccgcCCACCCGAGGCTTTGCGAATAGCACGCAcggagcagcgcatcggACGAGGGgcaggcggccgcggccgacgccaCGGCGGACGGGCTCGGACGCAGGCGGTGCTGCGTCATGGACAGGCCAGAGAGGTTGTAGCACGTGTGATACGCGTCCGGCCGCTTGCCGGGCttgtcgcgcaggccgccgcggggGGCTTGGGCCACGGCCAGGATATAGGtctggagcgcggcgcggtcgagcaggtcgccgtCATGCTCGCTGAGCGATTCCCACGAGCCCGtgtcgtcgtccgcgtcgtGAACAGCATCGTGGGGCGGCAGCATCAGGCCCTCGAGGCATGTCAtcaggccgccgccacAGAACCAGCCGTAGCagccgtcgacgagcttgtTGGTGCGCCCGCGGAAGCCGCCGCCTTCGTACAAAGAGCCTTGGAGGGAAGTTGCCCaccgcagcagcgcgtccgTGTCCACCGGGCCCGcacggccgaggagcgcgagctggacgTGCGACGCAAAGGCACAAAAGGCGTagccgccgtgcgcctcgccttgggggtgctgctgcgccacggGCTGCAGCGGTGCGACGCGTGCACCGTCCGCAACGTAC from Malassezia japonica chromosome 1, complete sequence includes the following:
- the RAM1 gene encoding protein farnesyltransferase (COG:O; EggNog:ENOG503NU8I); the protein is MWPAPDDLAPTQTSVDQRSTEDAIYELIAPHTGAGAQPLPPLRRDEHAAFLLRILEPLPAPYVAFDSNRAWLIYWIAHSLDLMGMPLTGALQARAISTLLHFQDKVKGGFGGGPGQMGHLMSTYAAVCALAIVGGPGGLPTDEDVAHGRSVDVGRGGWDCIEKEALYEWMMRLKQPDGSFLVHEQGEIDVRATYCVISIASLLGLVTDELLAGVGDYIASCQTYEGGFAAMSCAEYVADGARVAPLQPVAQQHPQGEAHGGYAFCAFASHVQLALLGRAGPVDTDALLRWATSLQGSLYEGGGFRGRTNKLVDGCYGWFCGGGLMTCLEGLMLPPHDAVHDADDDTGSWESLSEHDGDLLDRAALQTYILAVAQAPRGGLRDKPGKRPDAYHTCYNLSGLSMTQHRLRPSPSAVASAAAACPSSDALLRACYSQSLGWAVQAAGGSDAVHATHPLFNVALPHAERIMSYCYT